One Deltaproteobacteria bacterium genomic window carries:
- a CDS encoding SCP2 sterol-binding domain-containing protein, with product MADPAVKAFFDGLAAKLAAKPEKLAGMDCVYRFRIGEASYGVSLKGGKAEVAAGEPASSNCTVTMTEADFLDLVAGRLNGQMAFLTGKLTVAGDMGLALKLGSFIG from the coding sequence ATGGCGGATCCGGCGGTGAAAGCATTCTTCGATGGATTGGCGGCGAAACTGGCGGCGAAACCCGAGAAACTCGCGGGGATGGATTGCGTCTACCGGTTCCGGATCGGCGAGGCGTCGTACGGCGTGTCGTTGAAAGGGGGAAAGGCGGAGGTGGCGGCGGGCGAGCCCGCGTCGTCCAACTGCACCGTCACGATGACGGAGGCCGACTTCCTGGATCTCGTCGCCGGCAGGCTGAACGGCCAGATGGCCTTCCTCACGGGAAAGCTTACGGTCGCCGGCGACATGGGACTGGCCCTCAAGTTGGGGTCGTTCATCGGATAA
- a CDS encoding PilW family protein, giving the protein MHRHPESGFTLVEVMAALAILTIAMTAVFATFTSQQKSFTTQNRVAEMQQNIRQAIEHMTRDVRLAGYGIPDNVTIPNSVVAAGVTSMRSIYAKDNTAGPDEIFVLYLYDMDVNQPPTTITANMPNASAELNVASVAGYITGDLVIISNGTNADLFEVTEVQSAALKLQHNPGGSARNYNNPGGHSMWPSGGYGTGSTLAKARFARFFIDSTDPAHPTLMVDRMGPFPPQPLADDIEDMQFTYGLDTDADGTVDTWTPSPASPAQIRQVRMQLLARTRFTEQGWAETRPALGNRPGGTAADGYRRRVHDIVIDVRNSGV; this is encoded by the coding sequence ATGCATCGTCATCCCGAGAGCGGTTTCACGCTCGTGGAGGTCATGGCGGCGCTGGCGATCCTGACGATCGCCATGACGGCGGTGTTCGCGACCTTCACGAGCCAGCAGAAGTCGTTCACGACGCAGAACCGCGTGGCCGAGATGCAGCAGAACATCCGCCAGGCGATCGAGCACATGACACGGGACGTCCGGCTCGCCGGGTACGGAATCCCCGACAACGTGACGATCCCGAACAGCGTGGTCGCAGCCGGGGTCACTTCGATGCGTTCGATCTACGCCAAGGACAACACGGCCGGACCCGACGAGATCTTCGTCCTGTACCTCTACGACATGGACGTGAACCAGCCTCCGACGACCATCACCGCCAACATGCCCAATGCGTCCGCCGAGCTGAACGTGGCCAGCGTCGCGGGATACATCACCGGGGACCTGGTGATCATCTCGAACGGTACGAACGCGGATCTGTTCGAAGTGACCGAGGTGCAGTCGGCGGCCCTGAAGCTGCAGCATAATCCCGGAGGATCCGCAAGGAACTACAACAACCCCGGCGGGCACAGCATGTGGCCGTCCGGCGGATACGGAACCGGCTCCACGCTGGCGAAGGCCCGGTTCGCGCGGTTCTTCATCGATTCCACCGACCCGGCCCACCCGACCCTCATGGTCGACCGGATGGGGCCTTTTCCCCCTCAGCCGCTCGCGGACGATATCGAGGACATGCAGTTCACCTACGGGCTCGACACGGACGCCGACGGGACGGTCGACACCTGGACTCCGTCCCCCGCCTCCCCGGCGCAGATCCGGCAGGTCCGGATGCAGCTTCTCGCGCGGACGCGTTTCACGGAGCAGGGTTGGGCCGAAACGCGGCCTGCCCTGGGAAACCGCCCCGGAGGGACCGCCGCCGACGGATACCGCCGGAGGGTGCACGACATCGTGATCGACGTGCGGAATTCGGGAGTGTGA
- a CDS encoding cold-shock protein, giving the protein MATGTVKWFNDAKGFGFITEEGGEDIFVHFSEIKGDGFRTLAEGQKVEFEVTSGPKGKKAANVRKV; this is encoded by the coding sequence ATGGCGACAGGGACGGTGAAGTGGTTCAACGACGCGAAAGGGTTCGGCTTCATCACGGAGGAGGGCGGGGAGGACATCTTCGTTCACTTCAGCGAGATCAAGGGCGACGGGTTCCGCACCCTCGCCGAGGGCCAGAAGGTGGAGTTCGAGGTCACCTCGGGCCCGAAGGGGAAGAAGGCGGCGAACGTCCGCAAGGTCTGA
- a CDS encoding NAD-dependent deacylase codes for MDAAGSAREAARLIGRRGNAVALTGAGISVESGIPAFRGAQGLWGKYDPMEYATLGAFLRDPARVWEMLSEMISLCGGAAPNPAHVSLAGLEAGGFLRAIVTQNVDGLHQAAGSRRVIEYHGNMDELVCIFCWRRYATIERWVAGAIPRCDCGRILKPNVVLFGEPIPWLAQERAEEEARTCGVLLVIGTSAEVSPACEIPRIAKRAGAAVVEVNPEETSLSRNVADVHLRGAASEALRMVRSALNNLTPP; via the coding sequence ATGGACGCCGCGGGATCCGCCCGCGAGGCGGCACGCCTCATCGGACGCCGCGGGAACGCCGTTGCGCTGACCGGCGCGGGGATCTCGGTGGAGAGCGGGATACCCGCGTTCCGCGGCGCGCAGGGTCTGTGGGGAAAGTACGATCCGATGGAGTACGCGACCCTCGGCGCGTTCCTCCGGGACCCCGCCAGGGTGTGGGAGATGCTCTCGGAGATGATCTCCCTGTGCGGCGGGGCGGCGCCCAATCCCGCGCACGTATCGCTCGCGGGGCTCGAGGCCGGGGGATTCCTCCGGGCGATCGTCACGCAGAACGTCGACGGCCTTCACCAGGCGGCCGGCTCCCGAAGGGTGATCGAATACCACGGGAACATGGACGAGCTGGTCTGCATCTTCTGCTGGAGGCGGTACGCGACGATCGAGCGGTGGGTGGCGGGCGCCATCCCCCGGTGCGACTGCGGGCGGATCCTGAAACCCAACGTCGTCCTCTTCGGCGAACCGATCCCTTGGCTGGCGCAGGAGCGGGCGGAAGAGGAGGCGCGCACCTGCGGCGTCCTGCTGGTCATCGGCACCTCCGCCGAGGTGTCCCCCGCCTGTGAAATCCCGCGGATCGCGAAACGAGCCGGCGCGGCGGTCGTGGAGGTGAACCCGGAGGAGACCTCCCTGAGCCGGAACGTGGCGGACGTGCATCTGCGGGGCGCGGCGTCCGAGGCCCTTCGAATGGTGCGGTCGGCATTAAATAATTTAACCCCCCCCTAA
- a CDS encoding dephospho-CoA kinase: MRIFGLTGNIASGKSTVASMLRDLGIPVLDADRISREVTAPGGRAYEAVVRAFGPGIVGSDGAIDRKRLGAVVFADPARRAQLEEITHPAILEAMKSALDDLSRRGIPLAVVEAALIHESGRKGLVEAVIAVRCDAEAQLRRLMRRDGISMEAATARLRAQMDAGRKADASDYVIDNSGDIGETRRQVERLAHVLSEE, from the coding sequence ATGCGGATCTTCGGACTCACCGGAAATATCGCTTCCGGAAAGAGCACGGTCGCCTCGATGCTCCGCGATCTGGGGATCCCGGTCCTCGACGCCGACCGCATTTCGAGGGAGGTCACAGCGCCGGGAGGCCGGGCCTACGAAGCGGTCGTCCGGGCGTTCGGGCCGGGAATCGTCGGGAGCGACGGGGCGATCGACCGGAAGCGGCTGGGCGCCGTCGTCTTCGCCGATCCCGCGCGGAGGGCGCAGCTGGAGGAGATCACGCATCCCGCCATCCTCGAGGCGATGAAATCGGCGCTGGACGATCTCTCGCGGAGGGGGATTCCCCTCGCGGTCGTCGAGGCCGCTCTCATCCACGAATCGGGACGAAAAGGGCTCGTCGAGGCGGTCATCGCCGTTCGGTGCGACGCGGAGGCGCAGCTGCGAAGGCTGATGCGGCGCGACGGGATATCGATGGAAGCGGCGACCGCCCGCCTCCGCGCCCAGATGGACGCCGGCCGGAAGGCGGATGCATCCGACTACGTGATCGACAATTCGGGAGACATCGGGGAAACGAGGCGACAGGTCGAGCGGCTGGCACACGTCCTGTCGGAAGAGTAG
- a CDS encoding pilus assembly PilX N-terminal domain-containing protein, with product MNERGSALLVTMMLLLILTAIGIYAFSVSTTEMAIALQSRAGTAVVNSADSGAHVGIDQVPAVFSALQPGALSDGSSYSWTSRATGSLTIKPGYGSNYRFADFEVTSIGIPPPQYVGQRTVQAVVNYGPVPVGTMY from the coding sequence TTGAACGAAAGAGGAAGCGCGCTCCTCGTCACCATGATGCTCCTGCTGATCCTGACCGCGATCGGCATCTACGCGTTCAGCGTGTCGACCACCGAGATGGCCATCGCGCTGCAGTCGAGGGCGGGGACCGCGGTCGTGAATTCCGCGGATTCGGGGGCGCACGTCGGGATCGACCAGGTTCCCGCCGTGTTCTCGGCGCTGCAGCCGGGAGCCCTCTCCGACGGGTCGAGCTACAGCTGGACGTCGCGGGCCACGGGCTCGCTGACGATCAAGCCGGGATACGGGTCGAACTACCGGTTCGCGGATTTCGAGGTGACCAGCATCGGCATTCCGCCTCCGCAGTACGTCGGACAGCGGACGGTGCAGGCGGTGGTCAACTACGGGCCGGTTCCCGTGGGGACGATGTATTGA
- a CDS encoding prepilin-type N-terminal cleavage/methylation domain-containing protein, whose product MAGCDRRQEGFSLIEVLVALVILAVGLLGLAVFQVTAIKGNAIASKWTVGTELAQDRLERFRHVGWDNIVSSAAGGFTAGPPPAPVYANLPAAAGDNTTVRGTRFYRVWSVTTDTPSLKTITVWSCWQDDQAVWHNVMLVTQRSNIGGI is encoded by the coding sequence ATGGCTGGCTGTGACCGTCGGCAGGAAGGGTTTTCCCTCATCGAGGTGCTGGTCGCCCTCGTGATTCTCGCCGTGGGTCTCCTCGGGCTCGCGGTCTTCCAGGTGACCGCCATCAAGGGAAACGCGATCGCCTCGAAATGGACCGTGGGCACGGAGCTGGCCCAGGACCGTCTCGAGCGGTTCCGGCACGTCGGCTGGGACAACATCGTATCTTCCGCCGCCGGGGGATTCACCGCGGGCCCCCCTCCGGCGCCGGTGTACGCGAATCTTCCGGCGGCGGCGGGGGACAACACCACGGTCCGGGGAACGCGCTTCTACAGGGTCTGGTCGGTTACCACCGATACGCCATCGCTCAAGACGATCACCGTGTGGAGCTGCTGGCAGGACGACCAGGCGGTCTGGCACAACGTGATGCTCGTCACGCAACGCTCGAACATCGGGGGGATCTGA
- a CDS encoding prepilin-type N-terminal cleavage/methylation domain-containing protein, which produces MSGRRGFTLVELLIALAIVAIGVTIATTNFFTWQGHYSGVGFQRELLSLSNEGRTRSLSSSLQHRLLIDMIAETVALQRGNAGTGSTVWTDAAPRITGERGAGIDNIVCVPAAAVPGPFALIFNPNGEVLVQTNPASVATITPLTSANIHLSSQNAADLATMQLFGWTSKARLVNGWL; this is translated from the coding sequence ATGTCGGGTCGCCGAGGGTTCACGCTGGTCGAACTGCTGATCGCGCTGGCGATCGTCGCGATCGGAGTGACGATCGCCACGACCAACTTCTTCACCTGGCAGGGCCACTACAGCGGGGTGGGCTTCCAGCGGGAACTTCTCTCCCTCTCCAACGAGGGGAGGACCCGGTCCCTGTCGTCTTCGCTCCAGCACCGCCTCCTGATCGACATGATCGCCGAAACGGTGGCCCTCCAGCGGGGAAACGCGGGGACCGGATCCACCGTCTGGACCGATGCCGCGCCGAGGATCACGGGTGAGAGGGGAGCCGGGATCGACAATATCGTCTGCGTTCCCGCCGCCGCGGTGCCGGGCCCGTTCGCCCTGATCTTCAATCCGAACGGCGAGGTCCTCGTGCAGACCAATCCCGCCTCCGTCGCCACCATAACGCCGTTGACCAGCGCCAACATCCACCTGTCCTCCCAGAACGCGGCGGACCTGGCGACGATGCAGCTTTTCGGGTGGACATCGAAAGCGAGGTTGGTCAATGGCTGGCTGTGA
- a CDS encoding enoyl-CoA hydratase/isomerase family protein, which produces MTLRPDARPEYWPPGTPPVLGTPLPLRMRALTIRRDESGPPSRSVRVDSVPTPRLGSNDANRVLVAVLATGPNFNTNFAALGLPVPVFGKGDSASVHIPGSDAFGIVVDAGPGVASVKVGQAVILDSWTGRNIRGYETHDGFNAQFAVVDQDRAIPATGALRNLTPERLAAMLLTYGTAYRAVVERLAVRPGETVLVMGGGKGTSFPGAQIAKAMGARVLLVGSNPGLAEAMISRGMADGFVDRRAVPPGVFGAIPPDLPFEEWERATEPFRQAVFAANGGRPADKVFEHTGGENFPLLVSVLSPGGALAFFGATGKGLKGEYRETFFHDGRRFVMDARWVWMRQKQVLFRSSRPAAIFDGIGLPPGRRVLVWGADRSAREFVRAALQRSAEVVVIASASTERRGISALRRAGIPSSSILDRDAFTLPEDMPDPLTPDGKMNPGYASGFTRHAQALGKALWKVFGPRRSPDVVVDRADQSTLHFSTFVARDFDERDVLPCGTVVIRSRTDLSIRGSHMYHASQAAEVVRLLSAGRIAMDQDDLDVTDLAGLPALQQKMLDGTMTRPKGVALVQADRPGRTVAEYEEAYRGELVLAASPSDRRYIDVRIAGDVAVVTLTRPEALNALSEEILSQLAEVVREAGTLGSIGGRRVSGIVLTGAGRSFVAGADVKEFLGGTAEGIDALAWKNISVFSEIEKLPIPVVALVDGFALGGGNELAMSAHYRIVTENAVLGQPEVKLGIIPGYGGMQRLPRLVGPWKAAEICLNGEPVDGAAAVGTGLADEFASSSAALPRAVAVVREFASGARITPRRNWDGIASAQKEELHLLFARPEVRDVLEARTPAKEPAPDLRSSRRAAARDALLAMRYGYEHGFGAGLRNDARSFGEVAASPGGQEWIGRFLAKDPAQSSFLTILPAAPGPADGPEAVSKKAPGDRPISFVEIGGIAALLAEKIRDGKVSPLPKPILGETIALLAKREAPSILSETDPARAEKVAGKIASLLRRGRIAVRVVDLGPAEGFPRENARPTCEVLLVEKDGELHWEGRKRFRVEDGYTPCVFLPKAFLARNERRPNVVHQAIVHPILEWVFGYPHMVAVLCESAYNAIRAEDGTGEPLSDLNRYIAESARADRDLPYFERILGDDYEPDDFRKEELANFFGGDEGKVAAVLSRAREMGKRYRALVSELRTNVYGEIAREEIAKGRSALDEGDADRALQILRRVVLDPETPPSLRAEADRLVASAIRSYAHASDPAFEGLTVSAGEAAVDDSAGRRALDFQGLLNRALALARAVRDAGGSGVAGGPLPRAVHVVRELERPSGKFIDGSDGLHGVVEKGFVERLLAGHGSGNFGDGVPAV; this is translated from the coding sequence ATGACGCTCCGTCCGGATGCCCGCCCGGAATACTGGCCGCCCGGCACCCCCCCGGTGCTGGGAACTCCGTTGCCCCTCCGGATGCGGGCGCTGACGATCCGCCGGGACGAATCCGGTCCGCCGTCCCGCTCGGTACGGGTCGACTCCGTGCCGACCCCCCGGCTCGGGTCCAACGACGCGAACAGGGTGCTCGTCGCCGTCCTCGCCACGGGTCCCAACTTCAACACGAATTTCGCCGCGCTGGGGCTGCCCGTCCCCGTTTTCGGAAAGGGGGATTCCGCCTCGGTCCACATTCCCGGGAGCGACGCCTTCGGGATCGTGGTGGACGCCGGACCGGGAGTCGCATCCGTGAAGGTCGGGCAGGCGGTCATCCTCGACTCCTGGACCGGCCGCAACATCCGCGGATACGAAACGCACGACGGGTTCAACGCGCAGTTCGCGGTGGTGGACCAGGACCGGGCGATTCCGGCGACGGGTGCGCTCCGCAATCTTACCCCGGAACGGCTCGCCGCGATGCTGCTCACCTACGGGACCGCCTACCGGGCGGTCGTCGAGCGGCTGGCGGTCCGTCCCGGGGAAACGGTGCTCGTGATGGGAGGCGGGAAGGGGACCAGCTTTCCGGGAGCGCAGATCGCCAAGGCGATGGGCGCGCGCGTCCTCCTCGTCGGGTCGAACCCCGGACTCGCGGAGGCGATGATCTCGCGCGGGATGGCGGACGGGTTCGTGGACCGGCGGGCCGTTCCCCCGGGCGTCTTCGGCGCCATCCCGCCGGATCTCCCGTTCGAGGAGTGGGAGCGGGCCACGGAGCCCTTCCGGCAGGCGGTATTCGCGGCGAACGGCGGGCGGCCGGCGGACAAGGTGTTCGAGCACACCGGGGGGGAGAATTTCCCCCTGCTGGTTTCCGTCCTGTCCCCCGGCGGCGCGCTGGCGTTCTTCGGAGCGACGGGGAAAGGGTTGAAGGGCGAGTACCGGGAGACCTTCTTCCACGATGGAAGGCGTTTCGTCATGGACGCCCGGTGGGTCTGGATGCGCCAGAAGCAGGTGCTCTTCCGCTCGTCGCGGCCTGCGGCGATTTTCGACGGGATCGGCCTTCCTCCCGGGCGGCGGGTGCTGGTGTGGGGCGCCGACCGGTCCGCCCGGGAATTCGTCCGCGCGGCGTTGCAGCGTTCGGCCGAAGTCGTCGTGATCGCATCGGCTTCCACGGAGAGACGGGGGATATCGGCGCTGCGCCGGGCGGGGATCCCCTCGTCGAGCATCCTCGACCGGGACGCCTTCACCCTCCCGGAGGATATGCCCGACCCCCTGACCCCCGACGGGAAGATGAACCCGGGGTACGCCTCCGGATTCACCCGTCACGCCCAGGCGCTCGGCAAGGCGCTGTGGAAGGTGTTCGGTCCCCGCAGGAGCCCGGACGTCGTGGTCGATCGCGCGGACCAGTCCACCCTTCACTTCAGCACCTTCGTGGCGCGGGACTTCGACGAGCGGGACGTCCTCCCGTGCGGCACCGTCGTGATCCGGTCGAGGACGGATCTCTCCATCCGGGGCTCCCACATGTACCACGCCTCGCAGGCGGCCGAGGTGGTGCGCCTGCTCTCCGCCGGAAGGATCGCGATGGACCAGGATGACCTCGACGTGACCGACCTCGCCGGCCTTCCCGCGCTGCAGCAGAAGATGCTCGACGGCACGATGACCCGGCCGAAAGGGGTCGCCCTCGTCCAGGCCGACCGTCCGGGACGTACCGTCGCGGAGTACGAGGAGGCGTATCGCGGGGAGCTCGTCCTCGCGGCCTCGCCTTCGGATCGCAGGTACATCGACGTGCGAATCGCCGGTGACGTGGCCGTCGTCACCCTGACACGGCCGGAGGCGCTGAACGCCCTGAGCGAGGAGATCCTCTCCCAGCTGGCCGAAGTCGTCCGGGAAGCCGGCACGCTCGGCTCGATCGGGGGGAGAAGGGTGAGCGGAATCGTCCTGACCGGGGCCGGGCGGTCGTTCGTCGCGGGCGCCGACGTGAAGGAGTTCCTCGGAGGGACCGCGGAAGGGATCGACGCGCTGGCGTGGAAGAACATCTCCGTCTTTTCGGAGATCGAGAAGCTGCCGATCCCCGTCGTCGCCCTCGTCGACGGGTTCGCCCTCGGCGGCGGCAACGAGCTGGCGATGAGCGCCCATTACCGGATCGTCACCGAGAACGCCGTCCTGGGGCAGCCGGAGGTGAAGCTCGGCATCATCCCCGGGTACGGCGGCATGCAGCGCCTGCCGCGCCTCGTGGGCCCATGGAAAGCGGCGGAGATCTGCCTGAACGGCGAACCGGTGGACGGAGCCGCCGCCGTCGGTACCGGACTGGCGGACGAGTTCGCCTCGTCCTCCGCGGCCCTCCCGAGGGCGGTCGCCGTCGTCCGGGAGTTCGCGTCCGGAGCGCGGATAACCCCGCGCAGGAACTGGGACGGAATCGCTTCGGCGCAGAAGGAGGAGCTCCACCTCCTGTTCGCCCGCCCGGAGGTCCGGGACGTTCTCGAGGCGCGAACCCCCGCGAAGGAACCCGCCCCGGACCTCCGCTCCTCCCGGCGGGCCGCGGCGAGGGACGCCCTCCTCGCGATGCGGTACGGGTACGAGCACGGCTTCGGGGCGGGGCTGCGGAACGACGCCCGGTCGTTCGGAGAGGTGGCGGCATCCCCCGGGGGGCAGGAGTGGATCGGGCGGTTCCTCGCCAAGGACCCCGCGCAATCCTCCTTCCTGACGATCCTCCCGGCCGCTCCGGGACCGGCGGACGGCCCGGAGGCCGTCTCGAAGAAGGCGCCGGGAGACCGCCCCATCTCCTTCGTCGAGATCGGCGGGATCGCCGCGCTCCTCGCGGAGAAGATCCGGGATGGGAAGGTGTCTCCCCTGCCGAAGCCGATCCTGGGGGAAACGATCGCGCTCCTCGCGAAGCGCGAGGCTCCTTCCATCCTCTCGGAGACGGACCCGGCGCGCGCGGAGAAGGTGGCGGGGAAGATCGCTTCCCTCCTGCGCCGCGGGAGGATCGCGGTCCGGGTGGTCGACCTGGGGCCCGCCGAGGGGTTCCCCCGCGAGAACGCCCGCCCCACCTGCGAGGTCCTCCTCGTGGAGAAGGACGGCGAACTTCATTGGGAGGGCAGGAAGCGTTTCCGCGTCGAGGACGGATACACCCCGTGCGTCTTCCTCCCGAAGGCGTTCCTCGCGAGGAACGAACGACGCCCGAACGTCGTCCACCAGGCGATCGTCCACCCGATCCTGGAGTGGGTCTTCGGATACCCGCACATGGTCGCGGTCCTCTGCGAATCGGCGTACAACGCCATCCGCGCGGAGGACGGGACCGGGGAGCCGCTCAGCGACCTGAACCGGTACATCGCCGAGAGCGCCCGGGCGGACAGGGACCTCCCCTACTTCGAGCGGATCCTGGGAGACGACTACGAGCCGGACGATTTCCGCAAGGAAGAGCTCGCGAACTTCTTCGGGGGAGACGAGGGAAAGGTCGCGGCCGTGCTGTCGCGGGCCCGCGAGATGGGAAAACGATACCGGGCGCTCGTCTCCGAGCTCCGCACGAACGTGTACGGCGAGATCGCGCGGGAGGAGATCGCGAAGGGGAGGTCGGCGCTGGACGAAGGAGACGCGGACCGTGCGCTGCAGATCCTCCGCCGGGTCGTCCTGGACCCGGAAACGCCGCCATCCCTCCGCGCCGAGGCGGATCGCCTGGTCGCATCCGCGATCCGGTCGTACGCCCACGCCTCCGACCCGGCGTTCGAGGGGTTGACCGTTTCCGCCGGAGAGGCGGCCGTGGACGACTCCGCGGGGAGGAGGGCGCTCGATTTCCAGGGGTTGCTGAACCGCGCCCTCGCGCTGGCCCGCGCCGTCCGGGACGCGGGGGGCTCCGGGGTCGCCGGCGGGCCGCTGCCGCGGGCCGTTCACGTCGTCCGCGAGCTGGAGCGG